Proteins encoded together in one Mycobacterium simiae window:
- a CDS encoding SDR family oxidoreductase, whose translation MHWAITGATGFLGIHILGEILRGDDTFTLLTRPDADPITRIHKALPLADVNTASHRQTWTEGELRERLRIVPVDLAAPRLGLTQRQFRELADSLDAILHCAGIIELDADLDDLRRTNVGGTTRILELAEAGGRAPDLFHVSTAFVAGKRRTGLIYETELGDDQGFENNYERSKFESESLVGDWARRTGRRVVVLRPSALIVDRPPHPDFPLHPLSFLSTSADNGMRLFSVSGRPMRTNMSMRLSGDPNGHLNYMPAGEAADEMVRLMRSAPDGLNTYHVVHHHDVAVQTLVELFNALSPIPLTLVEGPIEDPNLLERRLRWASGFMPYLEHSRTYDTTGARAVLGEPHRNTVVDLDYLLNSVGRYKRYFTVNPESRQARGSAPPPLPCVRRPFDVAARGAEAHHRSAGPIRGLTFIVTVGRSGSTALSRVLGAHPDVLSLNEFYLSVRASSVVDHTLSGEQFWRMLADPHPIFDSMVRGGSAMPEFVYPRLDGTRFDASTTGIPAISMMTLPHLSSDPDGVFDALAAEVRAWPEQPARLHYKRLFAWLARHFGGTVVVERSAMSLSSVPWLRATFPDAKFVHLYRNGPDTAVSMSRHTGFRLMALIQDALELLDLDPEHRHPGLRLDPTAIPIELASLLGDTCDVDYLMGQNLPVVRFARMWSELIVTGEAELAGLPTDRYLPLSYADLVGDPRSSLTRLASFLDIEADPQWLDFGNDIIDPTLSGASNRLSPEDRRAVTECCAAATALLADHATAAGQISAAR comes from the coding sequence ATGCATTGGGCGATCACCGGCGCAACAGGATTTCTCGGAATTCACATCTTGGGCGAGATCCTTCGCGGTGACGATACGTTCACCCTGCTGACCCGGCCGGACGCCGACCCCATCACCCGCATCCACAAGGCCCTCCCGCTGGCTGACGTAAACACCGCGTCACACAGGCAGACGTGGACTGAAGGCGAGTTGCGCGAAAGACTCCGGATCGTCCCGGTAGACCTGGCGGCGCCCCGACTGGGGTTGACGCAGCGGCAGTTCCGAGAGCTTGCTGACAGTCTGGATGCCATCCTGCACTGCGCCGGCATCATCGAGCTGGATGCCGACCTCGACGACCTTCGCCGCACCAATGTCGGCGGCACCACGCGGATCCTCGAACTCGCCGAGGCCGGCGGCCGGGCGCCCGATCTGTTCCATGTGTCGACCGCGTTCGTCGCGGGCAAGCGCCGTACCGGCCTCATCTACGAGACCGAACTCGGCGACGACCAAGGTTTCGAAAATAACTACGAGCGTTCCAAATTCGAATCCGAGTCACTGGTCGGCGATTGGGCCCGGCGCACCGGGCGTCGGGTCGTGGTGCTGCGGCCGAGTGCCCTGATCGTGGACCGGCCGCCGCACCCGGACTTTCCCCTGCATCCGCTTTCCTTTCTGTCGACATCGGCAGACAACGGGATGCGTCTGTTCTCCGTGTCCGGACGGCCGATGCGTACCAACATGTCGATGCGACTCAGCGGAGATCCCAACGGCCACTTGAACTACATGCCCGCCGGCGAGGCGGCCGACGAGATGGTCCGTTTAATGCGGTCGGCGCCCGACGGCTTGAATACCTACCACGTCGTGCATCACCACGACGTGGCGGTGCAAACCCTGGTGGAGCTGTTCAACGCGTTGTCGCCGATCCCGCTGACGTTGGTCGAAGGCCCCATCGAGGACCCCAATCTGCTGGAGCGGCGACTGCGGTGGGCGAGCGGATTCATGCCCTACCTCGAGCACAGCCGGACGTACGACACGACCGGAGCACGGGCCGTTCTCGGTGAGCCGCACCGCAATACCGTTGTCGACCTCGATTACCTGTTGAACAGCGTGGGACGCTACAAGCGATACTTCACCGTCAATCCCGAGTCGCGTCAGGCGCGTGGCTCGGCGCCGCCGCCGCTGCCCTGCGTGCGCCGGCCGTTCGACGTCGCCGCCCGCGGCGCTGAGGCACATCATCGGAGCGCGGGCCCGATCAGAGGGCTGACGTTCATCGTCACGGTCGGTCGCAGCGGGTCGACGGCGCTGTCACGCGTCTTGGGTGCGCATCCGGATGTGCTCAGCCTCAACGAGTTCTACCTATCTGTGCGGGCTTCGTCGGTAGTCGACCACACGCTGTCGGGCGAACAATTCTGGCGGATGCTGGCCGACCCGCACCCCATCTTCGACTCGATGGTCCGGGGCGGCTCGGCCATGCCAGAGTTCGTCTATCCGCGACTGGACGGCACGCGGTTCGACGCGAGTACGACCGGCATCCCGGCGATCAGTATGATGACGCTGCCGCATCTGTCCTCCGATCCCGACGGCGTTTTCGATGCTCTCGCCGCCGAGGTCCGGGCCTGGCCCGAGCAACCGGCGCGACTGCACTACAAGAGGTTATTCGCCTGGCTCGCAAGACATTTCGGCGGAACAGTGGTGGTCGAGCGGTCCGCAATGTCGTTGAGCAGCGTGCCGTGGCTGCGTGCGACGTTCCCCGACGCGAAATTCGTGCACCTCTACCGCAACGGGCCGGACACGGCCGTCTCGATGAGTCGCCACACCGGATTCCGTTTGATGGCGCTCATCCAAGACGCGCTCGAGCTGCTCGATCTCGACCCCGAGCACCGGCATCCCGGGCTGCGGCTGGACCCGACAGCGATACCGATCGAACTGGCATCCCTGCTCGGTGACACCTGCGATGTCGATTATCTGATGGGGCAGAACTTGCCCGTTGTCCGATTTGCCCGGATGTGGAGCGAGTTGATCGTCACCGGCGAAGCCGAGCTGGCCGGCCTACCCACCGATCGCTACCTGCCGTTGTCGTATGCCGACCTCGTTGGCGACCCACGATCGTCCCTGACCCGATTGGCGAGTTTCCTTGACATCGAAGCGGATCCGCAGTGGCTGGACTTCGGCAATGACATCATCGACCCGACATTGAGCGGGGCATCGAATCGGTTGTCCCCCGAAGACCGGCGGGCCGTCACCGAATGCTGCGCCGCCGCGACAGCCCTGCTTGCCGACCACGCCACCGCCGCAGGGCAAATCAGCGCGGCCCGCTGA
- a CDS encoding protein adenylyltransferase SelO gives MILRSLNDVSVAPDVSIAIQDRFARELPELGVRWRAETPPDPRLLVFNESLATQFGLDPAWLRGPDGVRFLAGNLLPAGAAPVAQAYAGHQFGGLVPQLGDGRALLLGELVDDHGGLRDIALKGSGPTPFARGGDGLAAVGPMLREYIVSEAMDALGVPTTRSLAVVATGRPVQRETVLPGAVLVRIARSHLRVGSFQYAALTGDIDLLRRLADHAIARHHPGAAHAKNPYRALFEAVVGAQASLVARWMLIGFVHGVMNTDNMTISGETIDYGPCAFMEAYDPDTVFSSIDMWGRYAYGNQPAVAGWNLARFAEALLPLFSDDVDEGVALAEESFRVFQTEYDATWSSGMRGKLGLSADVDAAEVTGLADALLRLLKESHVDYTSFFRQLARAARGDAEAVRGLFVDLAGFDDWLLRWQAMGPDADAMDGANPIYIPRNHLVEEALAAATEGELAPVVQLLEAVTAPYDERPGLQRYAQPAPEEFGTYQTFCGT, from the coding sequence ATGATTCTCCGTAGTCTGAATGACGTGAGTGTCGCACCCGATGTCAGCATTGCAATCCAGGACCGCTTCGCACGTGAGCTGCCCGAGCTGGGTGTCCGCTGGCGCGCCGAGACGCCTCCCGACCCGCGACTGCTGGTTTTCAACGAGTCACTGGCGACGCAATTCGGGCTCGACCCCGCCTGGCTACGCGGCCCCGACGGTGTGCGATTCCTGGCTGGCAATCTGCTTCCCGCCGGGGCGGCCCCGGTAGCGCAGGCTTACGCCGGTCACCAATTCGGCGGCCTGGTGCCGCAGCTGGGCGACGGGCGGGCCTTGCTGCTGGGTGAACTGGTCGACGACCACGGCGGCCTGCGCGACATCGCCCTCAAGGGTTCCGGGCCCACCCCGTTCGCCCGCGGCGGTGACGGCCTGGCGGCGGTCGGCCCGATGCTGCGGGAATACATCGTCAGCGAGGCGATGGACGCCCTGGGCGTCCCCACCACGCGCTCGCTGGCTGTGGTCGCAACCGGGCGTCCCGTGCAGCGCGAAACGGTGTTGCCGGGCGCCGTGCTCGTCCGCATCGCCCGCAGCCACTTGCGGGTGGGCAGCTTTCAGTACGCGGCCCTGACGGGTGACATCGACCTGCTGCGGCGCCTCGCCGACCACGCAATCGCGCGGCACCATCCCGGCGCGGCCCACGCCAAAAACCCGTATCGCGCGCTGTTCGAGGCGGTGGTAGGCGCGCAAGCGTCGTTGGTCGCTCGGTGGATGCTGATCGGATTCGTCCACGGCGTGATGAACACCGACAACATGACGATCTCGGGCGAAACGATCGACTACGGGCCGTGCGCGTTCATGGAGGCCTACGACCCCGACACCGTGTTCAGTTCGATCGACATGTGGGGCCGTTACGCCTACGGCAATCAACCCGCAGTTGCCGGGTGGAATCTCGCGCGCTTCGCCGAGGCACTGCTTCCCTTGTTCTCCGACGACGTCGACGAGGGCGTAGCGCTGGCCGAGGAATCCTTCCGGGTCTTTCAAACCGAATACGACGCAACGTGGTCGTCAGGTATGCGCGGCAAACTCGGTCTTTCTGCCGACGTCGACGCGGCGGAGGTGACCGGCCTGGCCGACGCGCTGTTGCGGCTGCTGAAGGAGAGCCACGTCGACTACACCTCGTTCTTCCGCCAGCTCGCCCGCGCCGCGCGGGGCGATGCCGAAGCTGTCCGCGGATTGTTCGTCGACCTGGCCGGGTTCGACGACTGGCTCTTACGCTGGCAAGCCATGGGTCCGGATGCCGACGCGATGGATGGCGCTAACCCGATCTACATTCCGCGCAACCACCTGGTCGAAGAGGCCCTGGCCGCGGCGACGGAAGGCGAATTGGCTCCGGTCGTGCAGCTGCTCGAGGCGGTGACCGCTCCCTACGACGAGCGACCGGGCTTGCAACGCTACGCCCAGCCGGCGCCGGAGGAATTCGGCACGTACCAAACATTCTGCGGCACTTAG
- a CDS encoding hemerythrin domain-containing protein yields the protein MIIETPDEVVAFLKAQHNLIEDMFDEVLYASDPEAREAPFTALRQLLAVHETAEEMVVHPRMRRESDAGDAVVDALLQDEHSAKELLSRIEKLDVTSQEFVDQLTKLRQAVLDHAEQEEQDEFPYLERELDSDDLRRMTTAVRAAQAIAPTHPHPGVESAKMNFAVGPFASMLDRARDVIRQAVSFLDSP from the coding sequence ATGATCATCGAGACCCCTGACGAGGTGGTCGCCTTCCTCAAAGCGCAGCACAACTTGATCGAGGACATGTTTGACGAGGTGCTGTATGCGTCGGACCCCGAAGCCCGGGAGGCGCCGTTCACCGCGTTGCGCCAGTTGCTGGCCGTGCACGAAACGGCCGAGGAGATGGTGGTGCATCCCCGAATGCGACGCGAGTCCGATGCCGGCGACGCGGTCGTCGATGCCCTGTTGCAGGACGAGCACAGCGCCAAAGAGCTGCTGTCCCGGATCGAAAAGCTGGATGTGACGTCGCAGGAGTTCGTCGACCAACTCACCAAACTGCGCCAGGCGGTTCTGGACCATGCCGAGCAGGAAGAGCAGGACGAATTCCCTTACCTGGAAAGGGAACTCGACTCCGACGATCTGAGACGCATGACCACAGCGGTGCGGGCGGCGCAGGCCATCGCCCCGACGCATCCGCATCCGGGTGTCGAATCGGCGAAAATGAACTTTGCCGTCGGGCCGTTCGCGTCGATGCTCGACCGGGCTCGCGATGTGATCCGGCAAGCCGTCAGCTTTCTCGATTCTCCGTAG
- a CDS encoding MFS transporter, which yields MIALGYGVISPALPTFARTFGVSIKAVTFLVTVFSLSRLCFAPVSGVLAQRLGERRIYIGGLLIVAVSTAACAFSQAYWQLLVFRVFSGIGSTMFYVSALGLMIHISPPDARGRIAGLFTTSFMVGAVGGPAVGGLAAGWGLTAPFVVYGLAMLGVATVLFYSLRNSALAAPPPPTRSTVTMREALRIRAYRSALLSNFATGWSAFGLRVALVPLFISDVMGRGVGVIGVVLAAFAGGNALAVVPSGYLSDRMGRRTLLIVGLVTSGLATGWLGFVSTLPTFLVAAAVVGAMTGIFMSPLQAAVADILGSEARAGLPVATVQMMSDLGAIIGSLVVGWAAEQWSYTWGFTISGLVLLIAAIGWMVAPETRTMLDADEEFFAGEADVEPV from the coding sequence ATGATTGCGCTCGGCTACGGGGTGATCTCGCCGGCACTGCCGACCTTTGCCCGCACCTTCGGGGTCAGCATCAAGGCGGTGACTTTTTTGGTCACCGTCTTTTCGTTGAGCCGCTTGTGTTTCGCCCCGGTCAGCGGCGTGCTGGCGCAGCGGTTGGGTGAACGGCGAATCTATATCGGCGGTTTGCTGATCGTCGCCGTTTCGACCGCGGCGTGCGCGTTCTCGCAGGCGTATTGGCAATTGCTGGTTTTCCGGGTGTTCAGCGGCATCGGGTCGACGATGTTTTACGTCTCGGCGCTGGGACTGATGATCCACATCAGCCCACCCGACGCGCGCGGGCGGATCGCGGGGCTGTTCACCACGTCATTCATGGTGGGCGCGGTCGGGGGTCCGGCGGTCGGCGGCCTGGCGGCCGGGTGGGGCCTGACCGCGCCGTTCGTCGTCTACGGCCTCGCCATGCTGGGCGTGGCGACGGTGCTGTTCTATAGCCTGCGGAACTCTGCGCTGGCCGCGCCGCCACCGCCGACCCGCTCGACGGTGACGATGCGCGAGGCGCTGCGGATTCGGGCTTATCGGTCGGCGTTGCTGTCGAACTTCGCGACGGGCTGGTCGGCGTTCGGGCTCCGCGTCGCGCTGGTCCCGCTGTTCATCTCCGACGTGATGGGTCGGGGTGTGGGCGTCATCGGCGTCGTGCTCGCGGCGTTCGCCGGCGGTAACGCGCTGGCCGTCGTCCCCAGCGGCTACCTGTCGGACCGGATGGGGCGGCGCACGCTGTTGATCGTCGGACTGGTGACGTCGGGGCTGGCGACCGGCTGGCTGGGCTTCGTATCGACGCTGCCGACTTTTCTGGTCGCGGCCGCTGTGGTGGGCGCGATGACGGGTATCTTCATGTCGCCGCTGCAGGCGGCTGTCGCCGACATCCTCGGCAGCGAGGCGCGCGCCGGTCTTCCGGTGGCGACGGTGCAGATGATGTCGGATCTGGGCGCCATCATCGGGTCCCTGGTGGTGGGGTGGGCCGCCGAACAGTGGAGCTACACCTGGGGCTTTACCATCAGCGGGCTGGTTCTGCTGATCGCGGCCATCGGCTGGATGGTGGCACCGGAGACGCGGACGATGCTGGATGCTGACGAGGAATTCTTTGCGGGGGAGGCGGACGTCGAGCCGGTGTGA
- a CDS encoding DUF190 domain-containing protein, whose product MNQSCLKLTVYFGERQRVLGDSRRFLADAMFDVFGTHDVATSVMLRGIASFGPSQQLRSDLSLSLSEDPAVAVVAVDVEPKIRSVIGEAAALTGRGLLTVERARLFTRQRGTNALGGFDAHNGDAAKLTVYVGRQERVAGKAAYYAVCELLHRHGFAGAIALLGVDGTAHGQRVRAHFFGRNVDVPMMIIGIGSTDQIGSATTELAALLANPLLTVERVRLCKRDGETFARPQQLPTVDAHGRTLWQKLMVYTAEATRHDQLPIHRALVHRLLHSGTARGATVLRGVWGFHGDHKPHGDKFFQITRQVPVTTIIVDTPESIARSFDIVDELTVRHGLVTSEMVPAVLSLDDTRRLGDISLAQLDY is encoded by the coding sequence ATGAACCAGTCGTGTCTGAAGTTGACGGTGTACTTCGGCGAGCGCCAGCGCGTCCTCGGTGACAGCAGGCGCTTTCTGGCCGATGCGATGTTCGATGTGTTCGGAACTCATGACGTGGCAACCAGCGTGATGCTGCGCGGTATCGCCAGTTTCGGGCCGAGTCAGCAACTGCGCAGCGACTTGTCGTTGAGCTTGTCGGAGGATCCGGCGGTGGCGGTCGTGGCGGTCGACGTCGAGCCCAAGATCCGCTCCGTGATCGGGGAGGCGGCCGCGCTCACCGGCCGCGGGCTGCTGACCGTGGAGCGGGCGCGGCTGTTCACCCGGCAGCGTGGCACCAACGCGCTCGGTGGCTTCGACGCCCACAACGGTGATGCCGCGAAGTTGACCGTATACGTGGGCCGTCAAGAACGCGTTGCCGGAAAGGCCGCCTACTATGCGGTCTGCGAACTGCTGCATCGGCACGGATTCGCCGGTGCCATAGCACTTCTCGGCGTCGACGGGACGGCACATGGGCAGCGCGTCCGGGCGCACTTCTTCGGCCGCAATGTCGACGTGCCGATGATGATCATCGGCATTGGCTCAACCGATCAAATTGGTTCTGCCACAACGGAGTTAGCCGCTCTGCTGGCCAACCCCCTGCTGACCGTCGAGCGTGTCCGGTTGTGCAAGCGCGACGGTGAGACGTTCGCGCGTCCGCAGCAGCTCCCCACCGTGGACGCGCACGGGCGTACCCTCTGGCAGAAGCTGATGGTGTACACCGCCGAGGCCACGCGACACGACCAGCTGCCGATCCACCGCGCATTGGTGCACCGCCTGTTGCATTCGGGAACGGCCCGAGGGGCGACGGTGCTACGGGGCGTGTGGGGATTCCACGGTGACCACAAACCGCACGGGGACAAGTTCTTTCAGATCACGCGTCAGGTCCCGGTGACCACCATCATCGTCGACACGCCGGAGTCGATCGCGCGCAGTTTCGACATCGTCGACGAGCTGACCGTCCGCCACGGGTTGGTCACCAGCGAAATGGTTCCGGCGGTGCTGTCCCTCGACGACACCCGACGTCTGGGCGACATCTCGTTGGCGCAGCTCGACTATTGA
- the crcB gene encoding fluoride efflux transporter CrcB — protein MTASAILAWTGVVVIGGIGSVLRFLVDRAVARRLARPFPVGTLAVNISGAALLGFLGGLALSRNAALLAGTAFVGAYTTFSTWMLETQRLGEERRAWAAAANIVVSVVLGLAAALLGQWFAEQL, from the coding sequence ATGACGGCGTCGGCGATCCTGGCCTGGACGGGGGTGGTGGTCATCGGCGGTATCGGGTCGGTGCTGCGTTTCCTGGTCGACCGTGCGGTCGCGCGGCGGCTGGCGCGGCCGTTCCCGGTCGGCACGCTGGCGGTGAACATCAGCGGCGCCGCGCTGCTCGGTTTCCTCGGCGGTCTGGCGTTAAGCAGGAACGCCGCCCTGCTGGCCGGCACCGCATTCGTCGGCGCGTACACCACCTTCTCTACCTGGATGCTCGAGACGCAGCGGCTCGGCGAGGAGCGCCGCGCATGGGCGGCAGCCGCCAACATCGTCGTCAGCGTGGTGCTCGGCCTGGCTGCCGCCCTGCTCGGACAATGGTTTGCGGAGCAGCTATGA
- the pgm gene encoding phosphoglucomutase (alpha-D-glucose-1,6-bisphosphate-dependent) yields the protein MANPRAGQPAQPEDLVDLSHLVTAYYAIQPDPEDVAQQVVFGTSGHRGSSLNGAFNEAHIVAITQAIVEYRAAHGTTGPLFIGRDTHGLSEPAWVSALEVLAANDVTAVIDSADRYTPTPAISHAILTYNRGRTEALADGIVVTPSHNPPPDGGFKYNPPNGGPADTEATNAIAKRANEILRAGGSGVKRVALARALPTARRHDYLDSYVDDLPNVVDVDVIRKAGVRIGADPLGGASVDYWAAIAERHRLELTVVNPLVDATWRFMTLDHDGKIRMDCSSPDAMAGLIASRDHYQIATGNDADSDRHGIVTPDAGLMNPNHYLAAAIDYLYTHRPSWPTGIAVGKTAVSSSIIDRVVAGLDRKLVEVPVGFKWFVDGLVGGTIGFGGEESAGASFLRRDGSVWTTDKDGIILALLASEILAVTGSTPSQLYRELADEYGTPCYARVDEAATREQKSRLSQLSADEVTATELAGEPITAKLTAAPGNGAPLGGLKVTTANAWFAARPSGTEDVYKIYAESFHGPDHLAEVQETAREVVNKVIG from the coding sequence ATGGCCAACCCGCGAGCCGGTCAGCCGGCCCAGCCCGAAGACCTCGTCGATCTGTCCCATCTAGTCACGGCGTACTACGCCATCCAACCCGACCCCGAGGACGTCGCGCAGCAAGTTGTCTTCGGCACATCCGGACACCGCGGTTCGTCCCTGAACGGCGCCTTCAACGAGGCCCACATCGTGGCGATCACGCAGGCGATCGTCGAGTATCGGGCGGCCCACGGTACGACCGGGCCGCTGTTCATCGGCCGTGACACGCACGGTCTCTCCGAGCCGGCGTGGGTGTCGGCACTCGAGGTGTTGGCGGCCAATGACGTAACCGCGGTGATCGACTCGGCTGACCGCTACACGCCGACTCCGGCGATCAGCCACGCCATCCTCACCTACAACCGCGGCCGCACCGAAGCGCTGGCCGACGGCATTGTTGTGACGCCGTCGCACAACCCGCCGCCGGACGGTGGCTTCAAATACAACCCGCCCAACGGTGGCCCGGCCGACACGGAGGCGACCAACGCAATCGCTAAGCGCGCCAACGAGATTCTGCGTGCCGGCGGCTCCGGGGTGAAACGGGTTGCGCTGGCGCGGGCGCTGCCGACCGCGCGGCGCCACGATTACCTGGACAGCTACGTCGACGACCTGCCGAACGTGGTGGACGTCGACGTGATCCGCAAGGCGGGCGTCCGGATCGGTGCCGATCCGCTCGGCGGGGCCAGCGTGGACTACTGGGCCGCGATCGCCGAGCGGCACCGGCTCGAGCTGACCGTCGTCAATCCGCTGGTCGACGCGACCTGGCGGTTCATGACGCTCGACCACGACGGCAAGATCCGGATGGATTGCAGTTCGCCGGATGCGATGGCCGGGCTGATCGCGAGCCGCGACCACTACCAGATCGCCACCGGCAACGACGCCGACTCCGACCGCCACGGCATCGTCACCCCGGACGCGGGGTTGATGAATCCCAATCACTACCTGGCCGCGGCCATCGACTACCTGTACACGCATCGGCCGTCCTGGCCGACCGGCATCGCCGTCGGCAAGACGGCCGTTAGTTCCTCGATCATCGATCGGGTGGTCGCCGGGCTCGACCGCAAACTCGTCGAAGTACCCGTGGGATTCAAGTGGTTCGTGGACGGCTTGGTTGGTGGCACCATCGGTTTCGGCGGCGAGGAGTCGGCCGGGGCGTCGTTCCTGCGGCGCGACGGATCGGTGTGGACCACCGACAAGGACGGCATCATCCTGGCTCTGCTGGCCTCGGAGATCCTGGCCGTCACCGGGTCCACACCGTCACAGCTCTACCGGGAACTCGCCGACGAATACGGCACACCGTGCTACGCCCGGGTCGACGAAGCCGCCACTCGGGAGCAGAAGTCCCGGCTGTCCCAGCTCTCCGCCGACGAGGTCACCGCCACGGAATTGGCAGGGGAGCCGATCACCGCCAAGCTCACCGCGGCGCCCGGCAACGGCGCCCCACTCGGCGGGCTGAAAGTAACCACCGCCAATGCGTGGTTTGCCGCCCGGCCTTCCGGCACCGAGGACGTGTACAAGATTTACGCGGAATCCTTCCACGGACCCGACCATTTGGCCGAGGTGCAGGAAACCGCGCGCGAGGTGGTTAATAAAGTCATCGGGTGA
- the crcB gene encoding fluoride efflux transporter CrcB, translated as MAQPDYRELAAVFAGGALGTLARAALSTLTVPDPAAWPWPTFTVNIVGAFLIGYFTTRLLERLPLSSYRRPVLGTGLCGGLTTFSTMQVETLRMIEHGHWVLATAYTSVSIVLGLVAVQVATALVRRARVRS; from the coding sequence GTGGCACAACCCGACTATCGCGAATTGGCCGCGGTTTTCGCCGGCGGAGCACTAGGCACGCTGGCCCGCGCCGCCCTGAGCACATTGACGGTGCCGGACCCCGCGGCCTGGCCCTGGCCGACGTTCACCGTCAACATCGTCGGCGCGTTTCTGATCGGCTACTTCACCACCCGCCTGCTCGAGCGGCTCCCGCTGTCGAGTTATCGGCGCCCAGTGCTGGGCACCGGCTTGTGCGGCGGTTTGACCACGTTCTCGACGATGCAAGTCGAGACATTGAGAATGATCGAGCACGGCCACTGGGTGCTCGCGACGGCCTACACGAGCGTCAGCATCGTGCTGGGGTTGGTGGCCGTGCAGGTGGCCACCGCGTTGGTGCGCCGGGCGCGCGTCCGTTCATGA
- a CDS encoding DUF488 domain-containing protein — translation MSTNSRVRVERLYQDVAPADGQRVLVDGLWPRGVRKDDPRVGVWCKDVAPSRELRDWYHHDPERFDEFASRYEAELAGNPALQELRTLAQQGVVTLVTATRDVAESHAAVLARLLDRH, via the coding sequence GTGAGCACCAACAGCCGTGTTCGGGTCGAGCGCCTTTACCAGGACGTCGCCCCCGCTGACGGGCAGCGCGTCCTCGTCGATGGTCTCTGGCCGCGAGGGGTTCGCAAAGATGACCCGCGGGTGGGCGTCTGGTGCAAGGACGTAGCGCCGTCACGAGAACTGCGCGACTGGTACCACCACGACCCCGAGCGCTTCGACGAGTTCGCGTCGCGCTACGAAGCCGAATTGGCCGGAAACCCCGCGCTGCAGGAGCTACGGACACTGGCGCAGCAAGGAGTCGTGACCCTGGTCACCGCCACTCGCGACGTGGCCGAAAGCCATGCGGCGGTGCTGGCGAGACTGCTGGACCGTCACTGA
- a CDS encoding GNAT family N-acetyltransferase: MSDPEVILPRRLTEVSAEVGNVPPPPLPQVPQPYGLRLADPDNDAEMISEWMNRPHLAESWEYPWPPERWRRYLQAQLDSDFSLPILISLDGVDHAYVELYRAARDSIATRYDYDPHDLGLHAAVADLEYLRRGHVSYVLPHVVLSVFALDPQCRRVMFDPDHRNVQARKFCERGGCVFLGEHDMSNRRMALYVLPRTADDVPRPRDS; the protein is encoded by the coding sequence ATGAGCGACCCTGAAGTGATCCTGCCTCGGCGATTGACCGAAGTCAGCGCCGAAGTGGGCAATGTTCCGCCACCGCCGCTACCGCAAGTGCCGCAGCCATACGGTTTGCGTCTCGCCGACCCGGATAACGACGCCGAGATGATCTCGGAATGGATGAACCGGCCGCACTTGGCTGAATCCTGGGAGTATCCGTGGCCGCCCGAGCGCTGGCGCCGTTACCTGCAGGCGCAGCTTGACAGCGACTTCTCGCTGCCCATCTTGATCAGCCTGGACGGCGTGGACCACGCGTATGTCGAACTCTACCGGGCGGCAAGGGATTCCATTGCTACTCGGTACGACTACGACCCCCACGATCTGGGCCTGCACGCCGCGGTCGCTGATCTGGAATACCTGCGGCGCGGCCACGTGAGCTACGTGCTGCCGCACGTCGTACTGAGCGTGTTCGCTCTCGATCCGCAGTGTCGGCGGGTGATGTTCGATCCGGATCATCGCAACGTGCAGGCGCGCAAATTCTGTGAGCGCGGCGGCTGCGTTTTCCTCGGTGAGCACGACATGTCCAACCGGCGGATGGCGCTGTACGTGCTGCCGCGAACTGCCGACGACGTGCCGCGGCCCCGCGACAGCTGA
- a CDS encoding DUF4267 domain-containing protein — protein MPIDRAALVAGSIRLASGVHFLVDPLGANRLWGDPGEPTPTARLLLRSMGYRDALIGGLLTAAALRGKNTRGWFLASGGADAADLLGGLSVHHELKRSQQLIGLGGAVVGIAVGLWGAARPAPKTQERPAD, from the coding sequence ATGCCGATCGACCGTGCCGCGCTCGTCGCGGGAAGTATCCGACTCGCCTCAGGCGTCCATTTTCTCGTCGACCCGCTTGGCGCGAACCGCCTGTGGGGCGACCCGGGGGAGCCGACGCCCACGGCGCGGCTGTTGCTGCGCTCGATGGGCTACCGCGACGCACTGATCGGCGGGCTGCTCACGGCGGCGGCGTTGCGCGGCAAGAACACCCGCGGCTGGTTTCTGGCCTCCGGCGGCGCCGACGCGGCGGACCTGCTGGGCGGGTTGAGCGTCCACCACGAACTCAAACGCTCGCAGCAGTTGATCGGCCTGGGCGGTGCGGTCGTGGGCATCGCTGTCGGGTTGTGGGGCGCGGCGCGGCCCGCGCCTAAAACGCAAGAGCGGCCGGCGGACTGA